TTTTATATCCAAGTTTCTTCATAAGACTATCTATAATCTCAGCCTTGAATCTTTCTTGTAAGTTTTTTATTTTCTTTGACATATAATGTTTCTATTAATCTATTGGTTCTCCACTAATTTTAAAAATACGAACTTTCTTGCCATCTTTTAAAATTTTATGTCCGCTTCTGCTTGGTCTTTTCTTTGTAGCATCATAGAGCATAACTTTAGATGCAAAGATTGGTGCTTCTTTTTCAATTATTTCACCAGCTTGTCCAACTCTTTTTGGTTTTTGATGTCTGTGAATCATATTTACAGACTCAACTATTACCTTACCCTCACGTGGAAATACAGCTAGGATTTTCCCAGTCTTTCCTTTATCATCTCCAGAAATAACCATTACAGTATCACCACGTTTAATACTTAATTTTGCTTTTGGATTTGTTACACTATCTTTTACAAATGCTTTTGAAACAATGTAAAAACCTTTTCTCTTAGGATGTCCTCCAATAGGAAGATTTGAGTATATAACTCTTCTTCTTTTATTCTTGTTATTTATTTTTATATATTGTTCGCTCATTTCTCAATTCTCAATTTCTATAATACCTCTGGTGCTAATGAAACAATTTTCATAAACTGTTTTTCTCTTAACTCTCTTGCAACAGGTCCAAAAACGCGGGTTCCTCTTGGGTTGTTTTGTTTATCAATTATTACTACAGCATTTTCATCAAATCTAATTTTACTGCCATCATTTCTACTTAAAGTTTTTTTAGTCCTGACAATAACACAAGTAACAATTTCATGTTCTTTTACAAGCATATTTGGAAGTGCTTCTTTTACAGAGCCAATAATAAGATCACCAACACCTGCGTAACGTGCATTACTTCCTTTTAAAACTCTAATGCATCTGACTCGTTTTGCACCAGTATTGTCTGCAACTTCTAAATTAGTTTCTTGCTGTATCATT
This window of the Candidatus Melainabacteria bacterium genome carries:
- the rplX gene encoding 50S ribosomal protein L24, with the protein product MSEQYIKINNKNKRRRVIYSNLPIGGHPKRKGFYIVSKAFVKDSVTNPKAKLSIKRGDTVMVISGDDKGKTGKILAVFPREGKVIVESVNMIHRHQKPKRVGQAGEIIEKEAPIFASKVMLYDATKKRPSRSGHKILKDGKKVRIFKISGEPID
- the rplN gene encoding 50S ribosomal protein L14; translated protein: MIQQETNLEVADNTGAKRVRCIRVLKGSNARYAGVGDLIIGSVKEALPNMLVKEHEIVTCVIVRTKKTLSRNDGSKIRFDENAVVIIDKQNNPRGTRVFGPVARELREKQFMKIVSLAPEVL